The segment CGACCTCAAGAACGCCAACCCGTCGGCCCGCGTGCACGTCAAGCTGGTCTCCGAGGTCGGTGTCGGCACGGTGGCGGCGGGCGTCTCGAAGGCGAAGGCCGACGTCGTGCTGATCTCCGGCCACGACGGCGGCACGGGCGCGTCCCCGCTGACGTCGCTCAAGCACGCCGGGGGTCCGTGGGAGCTCGGCCTGGCCGAGACGCAGCAGACGCTGCTGGTCAACGGGCTGCGCGACCGCATCGTCGTGCAGTGCGACGGCCAGCTCAAGACCGGCCGCGACGTCGTCGTCGCGGCGCTCCTCGGTGCCGAGGAGTTCGGCTTCGCCACGGCTCCGCTCGTGGTGAGCGGCTGCATCATGATGCGGGTCTGCCACCTGGACACCTGCCCGGTGGGCGTGGCCACGCAGAACCGTCAGCTGCGCGAGAAGTACTCGGGCAAGGCCGAGTACGTGGTGAACTTCTTCGAGTTCCTGGCGCAGGAGGTCCGCGAGTACCTCGCCGAGCTCGGCTTCCGCTCGATCGACGAGGCCGTCGGCCACGCCGAGGTGCTCGACGTCAAGAAGGCCGTCGACCACTGGAAGGCCGCCAGCCTCGACCTGTCGCCGATCCTCTACGTGCCTGCGCTGCCCGAGGGTGCCTCGCTGCGCAACACCACGGTCCAGGACCACGGTCTCGACGTCGCGCTCGACGCCGAGCTGATCAGGCTCTCGGCCGACGCGCTGGAGCGTGGGGAGCCGGTGCGGGCGCAGCTCGCGATCCGCAACGTCAACCGCACGGTCGGCACCATGCTCGGCCACGAGCTGACCAAGCGCTACCGCGGCGAGGGCCTGCCGGAGAACACCATCGACCTGACCTTCCTCGGGTCGGCCGGCCAGTCGTTCGGCGCCTTCGTGCCGCACGGCATCACGCTGCGCCTCGAGGGCGACGGCAACGACTACGTGGGCAAGGGTCTCTCCGGCGGACGCATCATCGTGCGCCCGCCGCGGGACGCACGGTTCGCGGCCGAGGCCCAGATCGTGGCCGGCAACGTGATCGGCTTCGGTGCCACCAGTGGCGAGATCTACCTGCGGGGCAAGGTCGGCGAGCGGTTCTGCGTGCGCAACTCCGGTGCGCGGGCCGTCGTCGAGGGCGTGGGGGACCACGCGCTCGAGTACATGACCGGGGGCACGGTGGTGATCCTCGGCCCCACGGGTCGCAACGTCGCTGCCGGCATGAGCGGGGGACAGGCCTACGTCCTGGACCTCGACCACTCGCTGGTCAACCCCGACATGGTCGAGCTCAACCCGGTCGAGGCGGGGTCCGAGGCGGCCGAGTCGCTCAGGACCCTGGTCGCCAAGCACCACGAGGAGACCGGCTCGGCCGTGGCCGAGCAGCTGCTGGGCGCGTGGGAGCAGTCGCTCGCACGCTTCACGGAGGTCATGCCCGTCAACTACCGCAAGGTGCTCGACGCCAAGGCCGAGGCCGAGGCCGAGGGCCTGTCCGAGGACGACACGACCGCACGCATGATGGAGGTGGCCGCACGTGGCTGATCCCCGAGGTTTCATCACGACCGCCCGAGAGGTGGCACCCCGTCGTCCCGTGGACGAGCGGGTCAACGACTGGAACGAGGTCTACCCCGGTGGGCCCGGCAAGGCGTTGCTCCCGATCATCTCCGAGCAGGCCGGGCGTTGCATGGACTGTGGCATCCCGTTCTGCCACCAGGGCTGCCCGCTGGGCAACCTGATCCCGGAGTGGAACGACCTGGTGTGGCGCGACGACTGGATCGAGGCGATCGACCGGCTGCACGCGACCAACAACTTCCCCGAGTTCACCGGTCGGCTGTGCCCCGCGCCGTGCGAGACGGCCTGCGTCGTCGGCATCAACCGCGAGCCCGTCACCATCAAGAACGTCGAGGTCTCGATCATCGACCGGGCGTGGGAGTGGCGCAACGTGCGTCCCGAGCCCCCGGAGTACCTGACCGGCAAGACCGTCGCGGTCGTCGGGTCGGGCCCGGCTGGTCTCGCCGTGGCCCAGCAGCTCACGCGGGCCGGTCACACGGTGGCCGTGTACGAGCGCGACGACAAGCCCGGCGGACTGCTGCGGTACGGCATCCCCGAGTTCAAGATGGAGAAGGTCCACGTCGACCGACGCATCGAGCAGATGCAGCGCGAGGGCACCGTGTTCCGCAGCGGTGTCCAGGTGGGCGACACGCTCACGGGCAGCCAGCTGCGCGACCGCTACGACGCCGTCGTCCTCGCCATCGGCTCCACGGTCCGTCGCGACCTGCCCGCCCCGGGCCGTGAGCTCGGTGGCATCCACCAGGCCATGGACTTCCTGCCGCAGGCCAACCGGGCCGCGCTGGGTGCCGAGCCGACGACGGACGGGTCGGAGCAGATCCTCGCCACCGACAAGGACGTCGTCATCATCGGTGGCGGCGACACCGGCGCCGACTGCCTCGGGACCTCGATCCGTCAGGGTGCGCGATCCATCACCAGCCTGGAGATCATGCCGCAGCCGGGGAAGGACCGCCCGGAGAACCAGCCGTGGCCCACCTACCCGATGACCTACCGGGTGGCGTCGGCGCACGAGGAGGGCGGCGACCGCGTGTACGCCGTCTCCACCAAGGAGTTCGTCGGCGACGACGACGGCAACGTCTCGGGCCTGCGCATCGTCGAGGTCGAGATGCAGGACGGTCGCTTCGAGGAGGTGCCGGGCTCGGAGAAGGTGCTGCCGGCCCAGCTGGTGCTCTTCGCGATGGGCTTCACCGGCCCGCAGCGCGAGGGTCTCGTCGAGCAGCTCGGTGTCGACCTCGACGAGCGCGGCAACGTCGTGCGCGACAAGGACTTCATGTCGTCGGTGCCGGGCGTGTTCGTCGCCGGCGACGCGGGCCGTGGCCAGTCGCTCATCGTGTGGGCCATCGCGGAGGGCCGCTCGGCCGCCGCGGGTGTCGATGCGTACCTGACCGGTGGGCACAGCCCGCTGCCGCGTCCGATCAAGCCGAACGACCGGCCGATGATGGTCTGAGGTCAGCACGTCACGAGGACTGCGTTCGACGAGGGCTGGGAGCGCTGCTCCCGGCCCTCGTCCGTGCGTGGGACTGGACGGTCGGGAGATTTGTTGCGCCGCACCACAAAGTGACTCGCGGGTACTGGTCCCACGTCGGTAGGGTCGGGGTGTGCGTAGAGCCAAGATCGTCTGCACGCTCGGACCGGCCGTCGGGACCGCCGAGCGCATCCTCCAGCTCGCCGAGGCGGGCATGGACGTCGCGCGACTCAACATGAGTCACGGCGACCATGCCGACCACGAGGAGAACTACGGCCACGTGCGCGCGGCCGCCGAGCGCACCGGCAAGGCGATCGCCATCCTCGCCGATCTCCAGGGCCCCAAGATCCGGCTCGGTCGGTTCGCCGACGGCCCGGTGGACCTCGCGCTGGGCGACCGGTTCACCATCACCGTCGACGACGTGCCCGGCGACGCCGAGCGCGCCTCCACGACCTACAAGGGCCTGCCGGGCGACGTCTCGCCCGGCGACGAGATCCTCGTCGACGACGGCCGGGTGCGGCTGCGCGCCGTGGAGGTCACGAGCACCGACGTCGTCACCATCTGCGAGACCGCCGGGCGCCTCAGCAACAACAAGGGCATCAACCTGCCCGGCGTCGCCGTGAGCGTCCCGGCCATGAGCGACAAGGACATCGCCGACCTGCGCTTCGCGCTGCAGCTGGGCGTCGACT is part of the Aeromicrobium sp. Leaf245 genome and harbors:
- a CDS encoding glutamate synthase subunit beta, giving the protein MADPRGFITTAREVAPRRPVDERVNDWNEVYPGGPGKALLPIISEQAGRCMDCGIPFCHQGCPLGNLIPEWNDLVWRDDWIEAIDRLHATNNFPEFTGRLCPAPCETACVVGINREPVTIKNVEVSIIDRAWEWRNVRPEPPEYLTGKTVAVVGSGPAGLAVAQQLTRAGHTVAVYERDDKPGGLLRYGIPEFKMEKVHVDRRIEQMQREGTVFRSGVQVGDTLTGSQLRDRYDAVVLAIGSTVRRDLPAPGRELGGIHQAMDFLPQANRAALGAEPTTDGSEQILATDKDVVIIGGGDTGADCLGTSIRQGARSITSLEIMPQPGKDRPENQPWPTYPMTYRVASAHEEGGDRVYAVSTKEFVGDDDGNVSGLRIVEVEMQDGRFEEVPGSEKVLPAQLVLFAMGFTGPQREGLVEQLGVDLDERGNVVRDKDFMSSVPGVFVAGDAGRGQSLIVWAIAEGRSAAAGVDAYLTGGHSPLPRPIKPNDRPMMV